One Campylobacter concisus DNA window includes the following coding sequences:
- the uvrC gene encoding excinuclease ABC subunit UvrC, with product MLIDEIRTLPNEPGVYQYFDAQNRLLYVGKAKILKNRVKSYFKFTPSLAPAEKLSPRISKMISEAVHLEYIVTPSEADALILENSFIKQLKPKYNILLRDDKTYPYIFINLNDDFPRFEITRKVVKGSNIRYFGPYFSGASELLEALYLNFNLVQKKSCIKGKKACLFYQLKRCYAPCEGKISKENYAKIVNEAIAALQNPNLLITRLEELMLNYAKAEDYEQAAATRDKIQTLKNMQTKVEVDLAKLEDFEAYSVACVHDMICAVRFSVQNGKITGVKTDIAQAKNAQKDEINEAYKQAILKSFIAGQPIISTKIYVNESFEDSELVEEILNERFGRKFSITCPKIGDKRKICEIATKNAEVSIEKYLKTHDNVLLNEIKEYFDLAHTPYVVEAYDNSHLFGEASVGAMVRYEHGEWAKQNYRHMHLSSKNDYDQMKESLTARALRFDKLSPPDLWVIDGGEVLLNLACEILASSGANVDVIAISKEKIDAKAHRAKGEAKDKIYTKNGSFSLSTSDKKLQFFQKMRDESHRFVISFHRKTRQKNDMQRSILKQAGVSEGSIAKLISFYGSFDKISEANLDEVAKITNKSVAEKLAVLKEGNLK from the coding sequence AAGCTACTTTAAATTTACCCCAAGCCTAGCTCCGGCTGAAAAACTAAGCCCAAGAATTTCAAAGATGATAAGCGAAGCTGTGCATCTTGAATACATCGTCACGCCAAGCGAAGCAGACGCGCTCATACTTGAAAATTCTTTCATCAAGCAGCTAAAACCAAAGTACAACATCTTGCTTCGTGACGACAAGACCTACCCTTACATTTTTATAAATTTAAATGATGATTTTCCAAGATTTGAGATCACTAGAAAGGTGGTTAAAGGCTCGAATATCCGCTATTTTGGGCCATATTTTAGTGGAGCTAGCGAGCTACTTGAGGCGCTTTATCTAAATTTTAATCTCGTTCAGAAAAAGTCCTGCATCAAAGGCAAAAAAGCCTGCCTTTTTTATCAGCTAAAACGCTGCTATGCTCCGTGTGAAGGCAAAATTTCAAAAGAAAACTACGCTAAGATCGTAAATGAGGCTATCGCGGCCTTACAAAATCCAAATTTACTCATCACTCGCCTTGAAGAGCTCATGCTAAACTACGCCAAGGCTGAAGACTACGAGCAAGCAGCCGCGACTAGAGATAAAATACAAACACTTAAAAACATGCAAACAAAGGTTGAAGTTGATCTAGCTAAACTTGAGGACTTTGAGGCCTACTCGGTCGCTTGCGTGCACGATATGATCTGTGCGGTGAGATTTAGCGTGCAAAATGGCAAGATAACTGGCGTAAAAACTGACATCGCGCAGGCTAAAAACGCTCAAAAAGATGAGATAAACGAAGCTTATAAGCAGGCTATTTTAAAAAGCTTCATAGCTGGACAGCCAATAATTAGCACCAAAATTTACGTCAATGAGAGCTTTGAAGATAGCGAGCTTGTTGAAGAAATTTTAAACGAGAGATTTGGACGTAAATTTAGCATCACTTGCCCTAAAATTGGCGATAAGCGTAAAATTTGTGAGATCGCTACCAAAAACGCTGAAGTTAGCATCGAAAAATATCTAAAAACGCACGATAACGTGCTATTAAACGAGATAAAAGAGTACTTTGACCTAGCTCACACGCCTTACGTGGTCGAAGCTTACGACAACTCACACCTTTTTGGCGAGGCAAGTGTCGGAGCAATGGTGCGCTATGAGCATGGCGAGTGGGCAAAGCAAAACTACCGCCATATGCACCTAAGCTCTAAAAACGACTACGATCAGATGAAAGAGAGCCTAACAGCTAGAGCCCTTAGATTTGACAAGCTTAGCCCACCTGATCTTTGGGTTATTGACGGAGGCGAAGTGCTTTTAAACTTAGCCTGTGAAATTTTAGCAAGTAGTGGCGCAAATGTCGATGTGATAGCCATTTCAAAAGAGAAGATCGATGCCAAAGCTCACCGCGCAAAAGGCGAAGCAAAGGATAAAATTTACACAAAAAATGGTAGCTTTAGCCTAAGTACGAGCGATAAAAAGCTTCAGTTTTTCCAAAAAATGCGTGATGAAAGCCATAGATTTGTCATTAGCTTTCACAGAAAAACAAGGCAGAAAAACGATATGCAAAGATCAATTCTAAAGCAAGCTGGCGTTTCTGAGGGCAGTATCGCGAAATTAATCAGCTTTTACGGAAGTTTTGATAAAATCAGCGAAGCGAATTTAGACGAAGTGGCAAAAATAACAAATAAAAGCGTAGCAGAAAAGCTTGCAGTGCTCAAAGAAGGAAATTTGAAGTGA